The DNA window TGTGAGATTACGATTCCACAAAACTCTTAATCGTCTTGCAAGTTCCCCAACGTCAATGATTTGCTTCGTGCCAGTCGAAACCCAATGCCTGGTGTGATTGTGGTGTATGATTCGACAGCACGGTCTGACGGCTTTAGCAGCTCGCCGTCTCTCCCGCCGCGGTCAGTGTCGGTCTGCGGAAGCCGCCCTTTCACGACCCTGTGGGTCTCGTTCACAGTCATCCGCTCGCGCAGTTCCGGATTGGCGGTCGCGCGATAGCCAGTCGGCACACCCCACACCCATTCTCCCTGTCCACTTAGTAATTCCTGGATGGCGCCCAAACTGTGGTTCAGTTCGTCTGTGCTCATTCCCGCCGCATGAGCTGTCTTGGCAATCGGTTCGATCTGTCCACTGACTTGGGCGTCAATGAGCTGAGCCAGATACTCGAACTCCTCTTCGGTAAGCAGCCTGGCATGGGAATCCTCTGCCCATTGCATGGCTTGGTCAAATCGGCAGGAGATGGAACAATCGCCGGTTGGAGGATCACATTGCAGGTTGTATGGAACTCCCTGGCGAATTTTCTGATAGTCGTTCAGATTGAATTCTCGGCAGCTGACGTAAAAGGATTTGATCAGCACACCATGTTCTGGGGTGGCGGATGAGCCGGGCTTTCCAACAACTGCATTGGCGGTTCCCGGGATCAGAATCATTTCATCTCGCACAGGTTTTTCTGGGATTTTAATGACGTCCCATTGCAGTACTCCCGGAGCCATGATCTTCCAGAATTGATAGTGAGCCGGAAATGGCATCGATTCCCCAAGGCGGGGGACCGTGCGTACGACTTCACTAAAGCGTTTCGAATCGATCGCTGCGACAACTCGATATTCACCGGGTGTGAGCCGGCAGGAAGCTGGACTTGCATCCAATTGAATACTGAGTTCAGGATCGGTTGTAAGGGGGTGTCCTGTCAGTGGGTCGAGAGGAAGAATGACAACATGAGCACCAGGCGGTTCTGTTCTGATACGGACTTCCCATTTCCCGTCGTCAGGATTCTGCTCTTCCGAATTGACTGCCCAGGCCAACGCCATTGATGCCAGGCCGAGCGTTCCAATGGCAATAGCAGCCGTCGCCAGGTTTTTCCGCACGGCCCGCCACCCGCGGGTCGCCAGGCCGGGACGAATTCGGGTCACCTGTTCCCCTTCCAGGAACTTTTGCAGATCTGCTCGCAGCGCCTCGGCCGTCTGGTAGCGATCGTCGCGGTCCCTTTCCATTGCCCGCAGGCAGATGTTTTCCAGCGATTCCGGCACGGCGGCGAATTCGCTGGGAAGAGGGAACTTGCCTAAGGGAATGTCCCGCAGCAACTCATTGTTCGTCCCTTGAAACGGGAGCCGGCCCGTCAGCATCTCATACAGCACCACGCCCAGCGAATAGAGATCGCTGCGGGCGTCGACCTTGGAGCTTTTGCACTGTTCGGGGCTCATATAGGGCACCGTCCCCATCACCGCCCCTGCGCCGCCGATCGTCGTCTGCATGTTCATGTGCCGGGCCAGGCCGAAATCACCGATTTTGGGGACTTCATCTTCATCAAGCAGCACATTCGCCGGCTTGAAGTCCCGGTGCACCACATGCCGCTCGTGCACCGCCTGCAGGCCGTTGGCCAGCTGTTCCGCCAGCCGCGCCGCTTTCTCGGGGGGCAGCTGCACCCGTGGGCCTCCCTTCGGCTGCTGCTTCTGCAGCCACGAGGCCAGAGTTCCTCCGGACACCAATTCTAGGGCGATGTAGTCCCCTTCATCATCCGAGCCAAAGTCATAGACTTTGACTACATTCGGGTGATTGATCTGCGCGATGGCTCGGGCCTCGCGCTTGAGAAGGGTTCGCAGGCTCTCGGTGGTTCCCTCCTTGAACTGCTTCAAGGCGACCCAACGCAGCAATCGGTGATCGTATGCTTTCCAGACAACGCCGTGCCCGCCAGTTCCGAGCCGTTCCTCGCGCTCATAGCGCAGGCCCGGCTCTACGCCGGCGAACTCCAATGTGACATTCGCGGTCCCTTCGTCCATGCTGAACATGGTCAGCCGGTCCAGAGCGCCGGCGAAGGACGGGTACTGGGCGGCGTATTCGTCTTTGCTGGGATGCTCGCCTGATTTAATGCG is part of the Planctomicrobium piriforme genome and encodes:
- a CDS encoding serine/threonine protein kinase; translation: MTETNPKAEELFFSDLSVGREIDQICDAFESSWKAGNRPALSAYLHDTNLPLDTLFLELVQLDIAYRIKSGEHPSKDEYAAQYPSFAGALDRLTMFSMDEGTANVTLEFAGVEPGLRYEREERLGTGGHGVVWKAYDHRLLRWVALKQFKEGTTESLRTLLKREARAIAQINHPNVVKVYDFGSDDEGDYIALELVSGGTLASWLQKQQPKGGPRVQLPPEKAARLAEQLANGLQAVHERHVVHRDFKPANVLLDEDEVPKIGDFGLARHMNMQTTIGGAGAVMGTVPYMSPEQCKSSKVDARSDLYSLGVVLYEMLTGRLPFQGTNNELLRDIPLGKFPLPSEFAAVPESLENICLRAMERDRDDRYQTAEALRADLQKFLEGEQVTRIRPGLATRGWRAVRKNLATAAIAIGTLGLASMALAWAVNSEEQNPDDGKWEVRIRTEPPGAHVVILPLDPLTGHPLTTDPELSIQLDASPASCRLTPGEYRVVAAIDSKRFSEVVRTVPRLGESMPFPAHYQFWKIMAPGVLQWDVIKIPEKPVRDEMILIPGTANAVVGKPGSSATPEHGVLIKSFYVSCREFNLNDYQKIRQGVPYNLQCDPPTGDCSISCRFDQAMQWAEDSHARLLTEEEFEYLAQLIDAQVSGQIEPIAKTAHAAGMSTDELNHSLGAIQELLSGQGEWVWGVPTGYRATANPELRERMTVNETHRVVKGRLPQTDTDRGGRDGELLKPSDRAVESYTTITPGIGFRLARSKSLTLGNLQDD